The following are from one region of the Primulina eburnea isolate SZY01 chromosome 17, ASM2296580v1, whole genome shotgun sequence genome:
- the LOC140817839 gene encoding uncharacterized protein, with protein sequence MDLDYALREDRPALLTSSGTAALKGSLQKWERSNRMSLMIMKHSIPDTIRGAIPEENDAKKFLTQIADPFAANEKVETSTILNKLVSMRYKEKGNIREYIMEMSNFVTRLKAFKLELSENIVVHLVLISLPAQFNQFKISYNTQKEKWTLNELIAQCVQEEERLKQDMIKSAHLASNYQGNCINKKKKWSNKEGNSETSHHME encoded by the coding sequence ATGGATTTGGACTATGCGCTAAGAGAAGATCGCCCCGCACTTTTGACCAGTTCAGGAACTGCTGCTCTAAAGGGTTCTTTGCAAAAGTGGGAGCGATCAAATCGCATGAGTCTGATGATTATGAAACATTCTATTCCAGATACTATAAGGGGTGCAATTCCTGAAGAAAATGATGCTAAAAAGTTTCTTACTCAAATAGCAGATCCTTTCGCTGCAAACGAAAAGGTCGAGACAAGTACTATTCTGAATAAACTTGTCTCAATGCGGTACAAAGAGAAAGGGAACATAAGGGAGTACATAATGGAAATGTCAAATTTTGTGACTCGACTAAAAGCATTCAAGTTGGAATTGTCGGAAAACATAGTCGTGCATTTAGTCTTGATCTCTCTGCCTGCgcaatttaatcaattcaaaATAAGTTATAATACCCAGAAGGAAAAGTGGACTTTGAATGAGCTTATTGCGCAGTGCGTTCAGGAGGAGGAGAGATTGAAACAAGATATGATTAAAAGTGCACACTTGGCATCTAACTATCAAGGTAATTGCATCAATAAGAAAAAGAAATGGAGCAATAAGGAAGGAAACTCTGAGACTTCACATCATATGGAGTAA